A genomic window from Silene latifolia isolate original U9 population chromosome 11, ASM4854445v1, whole genome shotgun sequence includes:
- the LOC141612794 gene encoding uncharacterized protein LOC141612794 gives MWQLCNEAIATRGNISARMGSFGGECVRCGDCLESCLHVVRGCGWVGGVWEGLEVEVPSCLGFAKVRDWVEVALKDMETREQVVFMTGCWAIWERRNKTTFEDGDWRAELVVKRVGDLVDEMESQGSLEVAGEARGEATGVGGWIRPDDGAVKVNVDAAIVEGAGIGLGAVCRNDRGEVEWCSVEQGSVAMDPEEAEAAAILYGLKEARRRNNRTVIVEGDCSNVIHDLQLKRKGRSSIFFIYIDIYALCNSFDFVSFIWSRRCFNKAAHELAHLRPWTLGSRRWEASFPLDISDVVCADSDIISN, from the coding sequence ATGTGGCAGCTGTGTAATGAGGCCATTGCTACTAGAGGCAATATTTCAGCGAGGATGGGTTCGTTTGGAGGCGAGTGTGTTCGATGTGGGGATTGTTTGGAATCTTGTTTACATGTGGTTCGCGGATGTGGGTGGGTTGGTGGCGTCTGGGAGGGATTGGAGGTGGAGGTGCCGTCTTGTTTAGGATTTGCTAAGGTAAGGGACTGGGTGGAGGTAGCTTTGAAGGATATGGAGACTCGGGAGCAGGTGGTTTTCATGACGGGGTGTTGGGCTATTTGGGAGAGGAGGAATAAAACAACCTttgaagatggagattggagggCGGAATTAGTGGTAAAACGGGTTGGGGATTTGGTAGATGAGATGGAGAGCCAGGGAAGTTTGGAGGTGGCGGGAGAGGCCCGGGGTGAGGCGACTGGTGTTGGCGGGTGGATAAGGCCGGATGATGGGGCGGTGAAGGTGAATGTAGATGCAGCTATTGTGGAGGGTGCGGGGATAGGATTGGGAGCTGTATGTCGAAACGATAGGGGGGAGGTTGAGTGGTGTAGTGTGGAACAGGGTTCGGTGGCAATGGATCCAGAAGAAGCGGAAGCAGCTGCTATTTTGTATGGTCTTAAGGAGGCTCGAAGGAGGAATAATAGAACGGTTATTGTGGAAGGTGACTGCTCGAATGTTATTCATGATCTACAGCTGAAGCGGAAGGGACGCAgtagtattttttttatttatattgACATTTATGCTTTATGTAATTCTTTTgactttgtttcgtttatatggtCGCGTAGATGTTTTAATAAGGCCGCTCATGAGCTAGCTCATCTGAGGCCATGGACTCTAGGTTCTCGTAGATGGGAGGCGTCTTTTCCGTTGGACATTTCTGATGTAGTTTGTGCTGATTCTGATATTATATCTAATTAA